CTTTTGCAATGGTCCCAATCGGCATGATTATTTTCGGACCTAAAGTCGATTCATTAGGCCCTAAGAAATTTGTCTTTCTAGGAGGAATTCTCTTTGGTGCGGGTATGTTTGCTACAGGATTTGCAACTTCTCTTCCTGTACTCTACTTGACATACGGGGTTATCCTTGGTCTCGGTATCGGATCAGCCTATGGCGCTTCAACTTCTGTCGCTACCAAATGGTTCCCTGATAAAAAAGGTCTCGCGGGTGGTTTAACCGCAGCGGGCTTTGGACTTGGACCACTAATCATCGGACCACTTGCCAAAACTCTCATCGCTTCAATGGGCGTCTATTCTACATTTAAAGTTCTGGGTATTGCCCTGCTTGTCGTTATCTGCTGCTCTTCACTTGTCATGGAAAAAGCTCCTGCAGCTGCTCCTGCAGCAGGAAGTTCTGCACCGACAGGAAAAACCCACAAAGAAATGCTACGCGAAGGCAACTTCTGGTTGCTGTGGCTCATTTACATTTTAGGTGCTACTGGTGGTATGATGATTATCGGTTCAGCAGCGTCTATCTCCGACCAATATAAACTAGTTGGAGAGGCAACTCTATTCGTTATGCTGGTTTCTATTGCCAATACTTTTGGACGGATCTTCTGGGGAGCTGTATCGGACAAAATCGGCCGCTATCCGACCGTAATCGCCATGTTTGGCGCTGTCGCTGGTGGCTTGGCGCTGACCGCTCTCTTTAAAGGGGAAGGAAGCATTCTTGCAATCTTAGGCGTCATGCTTGTCGCCCTGTCTTTCGGTGGCTTCCTTGGATCTTTCCCAGGTATTACAGCTGAAAATTGGGGCGTGGCTAATGTCGGCACAAACTACGGCTGGATGTTCACAGCCTATGGTGTTGCAGCTATTGCCGGACCACAGTTGGGTGCTCGACTTGCCCAAGCAAACAACGGAGACTATTCAATGGCCTTCTACATCGTTATTGGTATGGCACTCCTTGGTATCGTCCTACAATTGTTCTATATTTCTAAATCAAAGAAAGCTTAAATCTAATACTAACTCTGGGCTAACCCAGAGTTTTTCTTTTGACAAAGAAACTCTTAGCCAGCAGAAAGTGAAAAGAGCTTTCCTGACTAACATAAAGAGAATGGGACAGAAATCGGTAATTCGTTAGAATTCGATTTCGTCGTCCCACCTCCGCACAGTTGAGTAGGGCTGTAAAAGCTGATGAAATCAGCGTAATAGAGCCCACTCAACCACTGCGTCTTGCTCGACAATCGAAAGACAATTAAGAGGCTAGGACTTTTGTCCCAGCCTCTTCTTTTTAACGGAACGATTCTAGATCAACGGTCAGCACTTGGCCGTCTCGGACAACCTGTCGTCCTGCAATATAGACATCCTGAACATCGCTACCTTTGACTGCGTACACTAGGTGGGAAAGCATATTTTCCAAAGGATAAAGATGAAGTCGTCCCTTAGGCTGAATGGCAATGAAATCGGCTTGCTTACCCGTTTCCAGACTGCCGATTTTGTTCTCCAAGCCCAGCGCCTTAGCTCCTTCGATGGTCAAAGCCTTCAAGGCCTGCTCAATTGTAAACTGGGTCGCATCTCCCGCCCGCATCTTCTGGAGGAGGGCAGCTGTCCGCCCTTCCTCAAACATGTCCAGATTATTATTGGAAGCGACAGAGTCTGTAGCTAAGCCAACGGTCACCCCAGCGGCTAGTACGTCGGTCACCGGAGCTACTCCAGAAGCCAGCTTGAGATTGCTGATAGGATTGTGGGCGATGCTGACTGGAGAAGCCGCTAAATCCGCAATCTCTGACGGATTCAGTTCAACTCCGTGAGCAAAAACGGCTGGTTGCTCCAAGTAGCCTAGCTCTTTCAAGAAAGCCAAAGGCCGTTTACCATAGCGCTGCAGGATGATTTTATTTTCTTCCTGTGTCTCCGCTACATGGATATGAAGCTTCAAATCCAGCTCACGAGCTAGCCCAAGACTGCCCTTGAGCAACTCTTCGTTACAGGCATAGGGTGAATGTGGCGCCACCATGACCTGAAAATCTTCATCATCATAGGAGCGGATTTTCTCAATAATGACCCGAGTACGTGCCAGAGTCTCTTCTGCTGTTTCCGCCTCTGAGCTAAAGAGTGTTGGTGAGAAATAGCAGCGCATACCAGACTGCCGCACAGTCTGATAAATCCGGTCAATATCCACTCCCTTAGGATTATACATATCATTAAAAGTCGTTGTTCCTGACTGCAGCATTTCAGCCAGAGCCAGCTGAACAGCCTGGGTCGTTAGATCCGCTGTGAATTGACTTTCTGCTGGCCAGATATAGTCCTCCAGCCATTCATGCAGATTGCTATCGTCACGAATCCCACGCAACAAGGTCATGGCTGAGTGCGTATGGCAGTTGACCAGACCTGGCATGAGCCATGCTCCTTCATAATCCACCAGCTCGCTACACTGTTCTAGCCAAGCCTCGTCATAGGGACCACAATAGGCAATACGTTCATCCTCCACAACCAGCAACCCGTCCCGGTAAACATGAAATGCGCTGTCACAGGTCACCAGATTGACATTTGTATAAGCTTGCATCCTTGCTCCTTCTCATTTCGTTTTAGCTATTATAGCAAGCCTAGTAAACTAGCGCAAGAATTTTCTAAGATTATTTAAAATAAAGATAATCAGGATTGGGAGTCATATAATACAACTCTCCTTTAGAGAAAATCAGATTAATCTTATGTTGCTTATAGCTATATAAAATATAATCACTCTCCAACTGATAGTCTTGGCTCAAGCTAGCTGCCTGTGCAATATCCACTGCTGTTACATAGAAAGCCTTTGCCTGTTCTTCCGTCACATGCTGACCTTGATAGAGTTCTTTTATATTTTCTAACTCCTGAGCTTTAAAAGTGTCTTTAAGGTAGTTCGGATCCTTTATGACGGCCTCCGGCTCGCCAAGAACCTTTTTGACTTGCTCCTCTGTATAGCCTTTGAAATCAGGCGTTTGAGCGCTAAATCCTCCCTCAAAAGAACGATAATAAACCTTGGCATTGCCTGTTGCATAAATCTTGTCTTTATTGGCAGACTGCGCATCTTGAGGCAAGCCATCTGTCACTTCATCTGGCGAACTTGTCGCCTTGCTCTCAGAAGCTGGAGCACTAGATGATGAGGTCTGACTGCTCTTTCCTCTTTCTTGCTGATTAGAGCCTGTATCCTTGCCTGCTTCCGCTTTCTTTGGTATTTTTCCTTTTTGCACAGAAGAGGCTTCAGACCTTGGCACCCTTTTCCTTGGATAATAGCAAGATGTCAAAGCCATAACAGCTGCAAGCGTGGTTAAAAAGGTTATTACTTTTTTAAAATTCATAGCTCCCCCCATTTCTTAGCTACATTATATCATATTTTAAGTTGAGCAGGAGGATCATCCCGATTTTTGCTGCCTTGCTTAACAAACAAGTGTTGTGTCTTCTAGACAGCTAAGAGAAATAGTTGATATACGAGTTAGAAAGCTTGATACAGTTTACATAAAAGATAGAAGCTAACGTCGTTAAACTTTTAAACAAATTATCTTCTTAGCTTTGCCCCTTTCTTGCCCTCGAACATAAAAAGCCTACTGTACAAGCTAGAACGCTTGATACAATAGGCTTTTAATTTTTGTCTTATTTAACAGCGTCTTTAAGAGCTTTACCTGCTTTGAAAGCTGGAACTTTAGAAGCTGCGATTGTGATTTCTTTACCAGTTTGTGGGTTGCGACCTTTACGTGCTGCACGCTCACGAACTTCAAAGTTACCAAAACCAATCAATTGAACTTTTTCACCTTTTGAAAGGTATTCTGTAACTGCTGCAAATACAGCGTCAACTGCTGCTGCTGAATCTTTTTTAGTCAATTCTGTAGCTTCTGCTACTTTTGCGATCAAATCTTGTTTGTTAGCCATTTAACAAATCCTCCAATTTTTTCTGGGTTAATAACCCTAACAGATATTATCATATCTAAAAAAAGCGTCTAGGTCAAGTCTTAAGCAGATATTTTACAAATAATTTACTCTATTTGTAACGAACTAGAACAGCCCAAGCATTTTCTCCAGTGTGAGTCTGAATAATGGAACCTGTTTCTAAGACAGGGATTGGTTTTTCAACAAATTCCTGCAACTCTGCCTTCATTTGATTGGCAAATTCTGGTCCACCTGCGTAGGAAATGCCAATTTCTTCAATTTCCTTCTCTTTCAGAGACTCTTTTAAATCATCCAGCCATTTCTTAAAGGTTTTAGCGCCTCGGCCTTTGACAATAGGAGTCAAGGTATGATCTGTCATCTGCATGACGACACGAATATTTAAGAGCGAGCTAATCAGACCAGTCACACGACCGATGCGGCCACCTTTGACCAAATTTTCTAAGGTTGATACACCGATGTATAGCTCTGTCTTGGCTTTGACTTCCTCAAGTTTTTCTAAAATCTCCTCCAAAGTCGCTCCAGCTTTTGCCATTTTGGCAGCCTCAACGACTTGGAATTTCATAGCTTGGTCCGTGAAAGAACTATCGACAACTGTTACATCTGCCTTGGCTAAGGTAGCACCCTGACGAGCTGCCTCTACGGTGCCAGATAAAGCATGAGACATGTGAATAGAGATAATTTGGACATCTTCTGCTGACAAATCTTCGAAAACTTCTGCGAATACTCCAACCGGTGGCTGGCTAGTCTTAGGCAGATTTTTACTAGACTTCATCAACTGAAGGAATTCTCCCTCTTTCAAATTTGCATCCGAGTAGACCACACCGTCAATCATGACTGTCAAAGGAACTATTGTAATATTCAAATCTTTTGCTAGTTCAGGCTCAATCGTAATCGAAGAGTCTGTCACAATTTTAATTTTTGCCATATTTTCCCTACTTTTATCCTATTATTGAGTCTATTATACCAAAAATCCTAAGTTTTTGTGAATCAATCTTAGCTTAATCCATAAATCTCAGAAAAATAAGAGCCTTCTAAGTCAAACACTACTTAGAAGACTCTTAATGATTTGGTTAAAGCACTAGCCAAATCTTACACAAAGAGATGCCCTTCTAAGCCTCATCATCTTTGCGCTTGTGACCAAGAATCATGAATCCTAGACCCGCAAGAAGAGCACTTGTCGTCACTCCCGCGATTGAAACTGGAGCAGTGCTACCTGTATTTGGTAAGGTCGCTTGTTTAGTCTTATCTCCTGCAGAAGTTGAAATGGTTGGCTTATCATTTGAAACAGGTTTGCTTTCAGGCTTCTTC
This genomic window from Streptococcus cristatus AS 1.3089 contains:
- a CDS encoding OFA family MFS transporter, which encodes MKKTPNRWLILAAAILTNLSLGAGYAWSVFQKALLEANASQGWVQAQTSLAFSISFAMVPIGMIIFGPKVDSLGPKKFVFLGGILFGAGMFATGFATSLPVLYLTYGVILGLGIGSAYGASTSVATKWFPDKKGLAGGLTAAGFGLGPLIIGPLAKTLIASMGVYSTFKVLGIALLVVICCSSLVMEKAPAAAPAAGSSAPTGKTHKEMLREGNFWLLWLIYILGATGGMMIIGSAASISDQYKLVGEATLFVMLVSIANTFGRIFWGAVSDKIGRYPTVIAMFGAVAGGLALTALFKGEGSILAILGVMLVALSFGGFLGSFPGITAENWGVANVGTNYGWMFTAYGVAAIAGPQLGARLAQANNGDYSMAFYIVIGMALLGIVLQLFYISKSKKA
- a CDS encoding TRZ/ATZ family protein, yielding MQAYTNVNLVTCDSAFHVYRDGLLVVEDERIAYCGPYDEAWLEQCSELVDYEGAWLMPGLVNCHTHSAMTLLRGIRDDSNLHEWLEDYIWPAESQFTADLTTQAVQLALAEMLQSGTTTFNDMYNPKGVDIDRIYQTVRQSGMRCYFSPTLFSSEAETAEETLARTRVIIEKIRSYDDEDFQVMVAPHSPYACNEELLKGSLGLARELDLKLHIHVAETQEENKIILQRYGKRPLAFLKELGYLEQPAVFAHGVELNPSEIADLAASPVSIAHNPISNLKLASGVAPVTDVLAAGVTVGLATDSVASNNNLDMFEEGRTAALLQKMRAGDATQFTIEQALKALTIEGAKALGLENKIGSLETGKQADFIAIQPKGRLHLYPLENMLSHLVYAVKGSDVQDVYIAGRQVVRDGQVLTVDLESFR
- a CDS encoding DUF4947 domain-containing protein; this encodes MNFKKVITFLTTLAAVMALTSCYYPRKRVPRSEASSVQKGKIPKKAEAGKDTGSNQQERGKSSQTSSSSAPASESKATSSPDEVTDGLPQDAQSANKDKIYATGNAKVYYRSFEGGFSAQTPDFKGYTEEQVKKVLGEPEAVIKDPNYLKDTFKAQELENIKELYQGQHVTEEQAKAFYVTAVDIAQAASLSQDYQLESDYILYSYKQHKINLIFSKGELYYMTPNPDYLYFK
- a CDS encoding HU family DNA-binding protein; this translates as MANKQDLIAKVAEATELTKKDSAAAVDAVFAAVTEYLSKGEKVQLIGFGNFEVRERAARKGRNPQTGKEITIAASKVPAFKAGKALKDAVK
- a CDS encoding DegV family protein, translated to MAKIKIVTDSSITIEPELAKDLNITIVPLTVMIDGVVYSDANLKEGEFLQLMKSSKNLPKTSQPPVGVFAEVFEDLSAEDVQIISIHMSHALSGTVEAARQGATLAKADVTVVDSSFTDQAMKFQVVEAAKMAKAGATLEEILEKLEEVKAKTELYIGVSTLENLVKGGRIGRVTGLISSLLNIRVVMQMTDHTLTPIVKGRGAKTFKKWLDDLKESLKEKEIEEIGISYAGGPEFANQMKAELQEFVEKPIPVLETGSIIQTHTGENAWAVLVRYK